Within Thermus sp. CCB_US3_UF1, the genomic segment GGCCGGCGTGGGCGTTTTCCACCCCGGCCCGTTCGCTGCCCGCCATGGGATGCCCCCCCAGGAAGTGGGGGAGGAGGCCTTCCAGGATGGCCACCACCTTGCCCTTGACGCTTCCCACATCGGTCCAGAGGCTTTCCGGATGGGCCAGGGGGGCGAGGGCTTGGGCCAGGCCGGGAAGGGCCCCCACCGGGGCCGCCAGGACGCCCAGGGAAAGCTCCCCCACCCAAGGGCCCAGCTCCGCGTGCACCCGGTCCGCCACCCCCAGGAAGAGGGCCTTCTCCAGGGCCAGGGGGTCCTGGTCGTAGGCGTGGACCTCCTCGGCCAGAAACCGCTCCTTGAGCCCCAGGGCCACGCTTCCCCCCAGGAGGCCCACCCCGAAGATGCCTACCTTGGCGAAAAGGGGCTTCATCCTAGGACAGGGGCGGCCAGGGTCTTGTCCAGGGCCTGGACCAGGCGGCGTACCCGTTGCATGAGCTCGGCGAACTCCTCCTCATGGAGCTGCTGGGCGGCGTCGGAAAGGGCTTTTTCCGGCTCGGGGTGGGTTTCCACGATGAGGCCGTCGGCCCCGGCGGCCAGGCCCGCCAAGGCCAGGGGGATGACCCACTCCCGCCGCCCGGCAGGGTGGGAGGGGTCCACCCAGACGGGGAGGTGGGTCCAGCCCTTGAGGACGGGCACCGCCGAGACATCCAGGGTAAAGCGGGTGGCCTTCTCAAAGGTGCGGATGCCCCGCTCCACCAGGATGACCTGCATGTTGCCCCGGGAGAGGATGTACTCGGCGCTCATGAGGAATTCCTCCAGGGTCATGCTCATGCCCCGCTTGAGGAGAACGGGTTTCCCCGCCTCGCCCACCGCCTGGAGCAGGGCGAAGTTCTGGGCGTTGCGGGCCCCGATCTGGAGGACGTCGGCGTATTCCGCCACCAGCTCCACCT encodes:
- the aroF gene encoding 3-deoxy-7-phosphoheptulonate synthase, producing the protein MLIVMRRGHTEGELEEVVREVERVGYRPHVSRGVETTLVGAIGKGPTPELMEHFRALPGVAEVIPISKPWKLASLEVQPFPTVLEFPTGKTGGNHVLVAAGPCGVESREQTLRAARYVKAHGAGMLRGGAFKPRTSPYAFQGLGEEGLRILAEARKETGLPVVTEVLSPEQVELVAEYADVLQIGARNAQNFALLQAVGEAGKPVLLKRGMSMTLEEFLMSAEYILSRGNMQVILVERGIRTFEKATRFTLDVSAVPVLKGWTHLPVWVDPSHPAGRREWVIPLALAGLAAGADGLIVETHPEPEKALSDAAQQLHEEEFAELMQRVRRLVQALDKTLAAPVLG